The sequence below is a genomic window from Polyangiaceae bacterium.
AGCTCGCCGAGCAACACCGGGGCCGCCATCCACTGTGGATACACGATGAAGTGCGTCGGCCGCCGCTCCGCGGGCAGATGCTCGTAGTGCTCGAAGCGCGAGCCCGGACCCGCCACCCAGTAGCGGGCTTCCCCCGGCGTCGTCAGGCCCACCACGTCGAATACCTGAAGCTCCGAGAAGTAGGCGATGGCGCCGGTGTCGTTCACGCCGACGATCGCGTCTTTCGGCAGCGTGTCGTGCGCCCAACGCCCAAGCGCCACTTGCTGGCGCCGGATCGCGTCGGCGCTCTTGGCCACGTCGTCGATCGACCACGAGAGGTGGCTCGCGAAGCCGCCGACGAACAAGCCCGCCAACAGCACCTTGCCTCGCGAAAGCTCCGGCGACCAGCGTCCCGCCAGACGCCCCGCGCCTTCCGCCAGGGCGGCCAGCGCGACGAACCAACCAGGAGCGAACGGCCACAGGTAACGGAGCCGATTCCACAAGAAGCTGTCGTAGCTGGTCGGGATCAGCATGCCCAAGGCGACCACCAGCGCCACCGCCATGCGCCACGGACGCTTCACGAGCACGCCGACGACGATCAACGCCGGCAGCGCCAGCCACGCCACCACGCGTGCGCCGGAAGGAATGAACACGGCGCTCCACACGCGACCGTCCAGCAGCGTGCCGAACAAGAGCTCCAGATTCGAGAGCACGGCTTGCGTCAGCCGACCGCCGGTCATGTACGGACTGTCGGGCAGCCACTTCACCATCGTGGTGGTGTTCTCGGCGGAGCCCGTGAGCATCAGGTTTGCCAGACCCGGCAGCGCGGGTCCCGGCAGCACCGCCAGCGCCCACGCCCGACGCCCACCTCTTGGTGCCAGGAGCATGGCCGCCATCACCGTCGCCGTCGCGATGATCCCTTCGGGACGCACGCAGGGTGCGAGCAGGCCCAGGGCGCACAGCTCCCAGCGCGGAACCGCCACGCCTTCACGCCACTCCGCGGAGCGCCGCGCGCTGCGCATCAACATCCAAGCGAAGGGCACGATCTCCATTCCGCTCGCCGCACTCCACACCAGGCCCCCGAAGGCGAGCACCATGGCGCCGGCGGCGAAGGCGACGCCTCGGCTCAGCAGGCCCTGCGCCAGTCGCCAGGTCTCGATCGCCGTGGCGCCCAGCGCCAGCCAGCCGAAGGCCCACGCCACCCACACCAGGCTCACGCCGCGCGCTCCCAGCGCCCAGAACGGCGACAGCAGCAGCGGCCACAGCAGGCTGGTCGCCCCGGGGCTGGGACCCTGCCCCGGCGAGTAGGCCAATGGATGCAGCTCCGCGAACGAGCGCGCGTACTGGAAGTGAATGAAGGTGTCGTCGAGGGGCACCGCCGGCTCGCCGCCGGTCTGGGCCAATATGCTCCGCGTGGTGGACACCGCCAACGCGAGGGTGACCACGACGAACACCAAGCGCTGAGCGCCGTCGGCGTCCCTGGGCCACAAATCGCGTAAGCTCCTCTTGCTCATCCTGCCCGGCTCGTGGCATTCCGGCGCGCTCGCCGGCCGCCGCACAGTACGCCATGACCAGAGCCTCCGTGTCAGTCGATCCCTATGCGGACGCCCCACGGCTCCCGGAAACCGGGGACATCGATCCGCGTCCCCTGGTGCATTCCACGGAGCCCATCGAGCTGGAGATCGGTCCTGGTAGGGGTTGGTTTTTGTTGGAGCGGTGCGAGCACGACCCTTCGGTGCGCATCCTCGGCCTCGAGATTCGGCGGAAGCGGGCCACCATCGTCGACCGGCGCTTGGCCAAGCGCGGCTACGGCGATCGCGCGCGGGTCTTCGCGGAGGACGCCCGGGCCGTGCTTCGTCGCTTCGTCCCCGGGAGCGTTCGCATCGCGTACGTCCATTTCCCCGACCCCTGGTGGAAGAAGCGACACCAAAAGCGGCTGGTCGTCACTCCGGAGCTCGGGGCCGAGCTCGCTCGGGTGATGGTCGTCGGGGGCGAGCTGTTCATCCAGACCGACGTGGACGAGCGGGCGCAGGACTACGAAGCCGCCATCGCGGCGGAGCCGGCCTTCGAGCCGTGGCCCGGGGGCCCACGGGTGGACGACAGTCCCTATGTGGCCCGCAGCCCACGGGAGCGCCGGGCCATGGCGGATGGGCTTCCGGTGCATCGGCTGCGCTATCGACGGGTGTAGGCGGCGCCCGCGGTGTGCCCGCGGCGGACCAACATCCCCTCGATCCACCCGGATTGGCCCGGAATCCCAGGCCAAGGGTGCGGGCGTGGCAGCGTCCTTGATTCAGCCGTCCGGGTAAGGCTAGGCTCGCCACGTGATGCGGACCTGGTTCGCCCTGGCGCTGGCGCTTTGTGTGGGCGCATGCGCGACCTACCGCGAGGATCTCAATCGCGGGCAGCGGCTCTACGAGGAAAACGAGTACGAGCGCGCCCTGTCGATCTGGCGAGTTCTGGAAGAGGACATGGACTCGCTCTCCCTCGAGGATCAGGCGCGCTACGCGTACCTACGCGGCATGACGGACTACCGTCTGAGCTTCCGTCCGGATGCTCGGCACTGGTTGGCGATGGCCAAGGCCATCGACCAAGAGCACCCTGGTGGGCTGCAGCCGCAGGAGAAGGAACG
It includes:
- a CDS encoding tRNA (guanine-N7)-methyltransferase, giving the protein MSVDPYADAPRLPETGDIDPRPLVHSTEPIELEIGPGRGWFLLERCEHDPSVRILGLEIRRKRATIVDRRLAKRGYGDRARVFAEDARAVLRRFVPGSVRIAYVHFPDPWWKKRHQKRLVVTPELGAELARVMVVGGELFIQTDVDERAQDYEAAIAAEPAFEPWPGGPRVDDSPYVARSPRERRAMADGLPVHRLRYRRV